A single region of the Bartonella harrusi genome encodes:
- the accB gene encoding acetyl-CoA carboxylase biotin carboxyl carrier protein, protein MVTKKNDAGKYTTIDTKIIRDLAEILNDTNLTNIELEQNGLRICVSRQNTSAAPEQTIYAPIPSPTFSVTSPPSSTAETPKQEDKSKNTVTSPMVGTAYLAPSPGAQSFVEIGQSVSEGETLLIIEAMKTMNQIPSPRSGTVTTIFVKDGQPVEFGEPLVVVE, encoded by the coding sequence ATGGTAACAAAAAAAAATGACGCGGGAAAATATACCACAATTGATACAAAAATTATTCGTGACCTTGCTGAAATTTTAAATGATACAAATTTAACAAATATCGAACTAGAACAAAATGGACTTCGTATTTGTGTATCGCGTCAAAATACCTCAGCTGCTCCTGAACAAACAATTTATGCCCCTATTCCTTCTCCTACTTTTTCAGTAACTTCTCCTCCTAGCTCAACAGCAGAAACTCCTAAACAAGAAGACAAATCAAAAAACACAGTAACATCTCCTATGGTTGGAACCGCTTATCTAGCACCTTCACCAGGTGCACAGTCTTTTGTAGAAATAGGGCAAAGTGTTTCTGAAGGGGAAACTTTACTTATTATTGAGGCAATGAAAACGATGAATCAAATTCCATCACCGCGCTCAGGCACGGTAACCACTATTTTTGTTAAAGATGGCCAACCCGTTGAGTTTGGTGAACCACTTGTCGTTGTTGAATAA
- a CDS encoding DsbA family protein → MTHQPQHSKTTIIAKFSATIMLSILISSSFLSNAISRGKTENYLNSESFKTQLLEDPTFLSKLKEKLIPLVDDYDIQKIVREYLLTNPEIMIEMQLILQEKLENKNKQKTQTQASIINLFKKEIFQSPHDAVLGNPNGKRVLIDFFDYNCGYCKMSYSYIENLIKEYPDLRVVVKDLPILGPDSMAAHSVAYAFRQLLPEKYPQFHKALLTNKSRANEAKAIKIAISLGADEKELRNALTDSKLQNSFKENMQIASALNITGTPSYIIGDKVLIGAVSQDILKKSIEHIK, encoded by the coding sequence ATGACTCATCAGCCTCAACACTCAAAAACAACAATCATTGCAAAATTTTCAGCAACAATTATGTTGAGTATTTTGATCTCTTCATCCTTTTTATCAAACGCAATATCTCGCGGGAAAACAGAAAATTATCTTAACTCAGAAAGTTTTAAGACACAGCTTTTAGAAGATCCTACTTTTTTGTCTAAGCTTAAAGAAAAACTTATACCTCTTGTTGACGATTACGATATTCAAAAAATTGTAAGAGAATATTTACTTACTAATCCAGAAATCATGATTGAAATGCAGCTTATCCTCCAAGAAAAGCTGGAAAATAAAAACAAACAAAAAACTCAAACACAAGCTTCAATCATTAATTTGTTTAAAAAGGAAATTTTTCAATCTCCTCACGATGCTGTTTTGGGTAACCCAAATGGTAAAAGAGTGCTGATTGATTTTTTTGATTACAATTGTGGATATTGTAAAATGTCCTATTCATACATAGAAAATTTAATAAAAGAGTACCCAGATTTACGCGTTGTTGTCAAAGATTTACCAATTCTTGGTCCTGATTCTATGGCAGCCCATAGTGTTGCCTATGCTTTTCGCCAACTACTTCCAGAAAAATATCCTCAGTTTCATAAAGCGCTTTTAACCAATAAAAGTCGTGCCAATGAAGCTAAAGCTATAAAAATAGCCATTTCATTAGGAGCCGATGAAAAAGAACTGCGCAATGCATTAACAGATTCTAAACTTCAAAATTCCTTTAAAGAAAATATGCAAATTGCCTCTGCTCTGAATATTACAGGAACGCCTTCTTATATTATTGGTGATAAAGTGCTTATCGGAGCCGTAAGCCAAGATATTCTAAAAAAATCCATAGAACATATAAAGTAA
- the glpD gene encoding glycerol-3-phosphate dehydrogenase, which yields MMKSKIMKNTTHYELFIIGGGINGCGLARDAAGRGFKVGLAEMNDLASGTSSASTKLIHGGLRYLEHYEFRLVRDALKERETILRMAPHIVRPLRFLLPYHKKLRSAWMLRLGLFIYDYLGSWNQKLWRSKMVNFSKNFCSTLKKEYQRGFEYSDARVDDARLVIANARDAEKQGADIKVRTEVISIKREKEKWLIFLRNKLNNTEYCVTASYVVNMTGPWINHILENILDCKKNPPVRLVKGSHILIPKLYAHDRAYIFQNGDGRIIFSIPYQEEFTLLGTTDCDYQGDPADVHITDAEIDYLCTAASEYFIQPVVREKIVWTYSGVRPLYDDGASKAQEITRDYVLKEMGTENMPQILNLYGGKITTYRKLAEDAMKFVEKALGKRGGPWTKNSTLPGGDFAYDRLDTIENKIALLIPDLDAFTYRRLARSYGSEALVIFANGRADKGKDFGHGLYEVEVKWLMEKEWAKTCEDVLWRRSKLGLLFNEKEIDALSAYMQDKKTSKQN from the coding sequence ATGATGAAAAGTAAAATTATGAAAAACACAACACATTATGAGCTCTTTATCATTGGTGGAGGGATAAATGGGTGTGGATTGGCAAGAGATGCCGCTGGACGTGGCTTTAAAGTGGGATTGGCAGAAATGAATGATCTTGCTTCGGGGACATCAAGTGCGTCGACCAAGCTTATTCATGGTGGTCTTCGTTATCTTGAACACTATGAGTTTAGACTTGTTCGTGATGCTTTGAAAGAACGCGAAACTATTTTGCGAATGGCTCCCCATATTGTGCGTCCTCTTCGTTTTCTTCTTCCTTATCATAAAAAATTACGCTCCGCTTGGATGTTGCGTTTGGGACTGTTTATTTATGATTATTTAGGGAGTTGGAATCAAAAACTGTGGCGCAGTAAAATGGTGAATTTTTCAAAAAATTTTTGCTCTACACTGAAGAAAGAGTATCAGAGAGGATTTGAATATTCTGATGCTAGAGTTGATGATGCACGTTTGGTCATTGCTAATGCTCGTGATGCAGAAAAGCAGGGAGCTGATATAAAAGTACGGACAGAAGTTATCTCTATAAAAAGAGAAAAAGAAAAATGGCTTATATTTCTTCGCAATAAATTAAACAATACAGAATATTGTGTTACAGCTTCTTATGTTGTGAATATGACGGGACCTTGGATTAATCATATTCTAGAAAATATTTTAGATTGTAAAAAGAATCCTCCTGTTCGGCTTGTTAAGGGATCTCATATTCTGATTCCTAAGCTTTATGCCCATGATCGTGCTTATATTTTTCAAAATGGTGATGGTCGTATTATATTTTCTATTCCTTATCAGGAAGAGTTTACACTCCTTGGAACAACAGATTGTGATTATCAAGGTGATCCTGCTGATGTTCATATTACGGATGCAGAGATTGATTATCTTTGTACTGCCGCGAGTGAATATTTCATACAACCCGTAGTGCGTGAAAAGATTGTCTGGACTTATTCGGGTGTTCGTCCACTCTATGATGATGGAGCTTCAAAAGCACAAGAAATTACACGTGATTATGTTTTGAAAGAAATGGGGACAGAAAATATGCCCCAGATTCTGAATCTTTATGGTGGGAAGATTACAACTTATCGTAAGCTGGCTGAAGATGCCATGAAGTTTGTTGAAAAAGCACTTGGAAAAAGAGGAGGGCCATGGACCAAAAATTCAACGCTTCCTGGGGGGGATTTTGCATATGATAGGCTGGATACAATTGAAAATAAGATTGCTCTTTTGATTCCAGATTTAGATGCTTTCACATACCGTAGGCTTGCACGTTCTTATGGTTCGGAGGCACTTGTGATATTTGCGAATGGGAGAGCAGATAAAGGAAAAGATTTTGGTCATGGGCTTTATGAAGTTGAAGTCAAATGGTTAATGGAAAAGGAATGGGCAAAAACATGTGAAGATGTGTTGTGGCGCCGTTCAAAACTTGGACTTTTGTTTAATGAGAAAGAAATTGATGCTCTTTCTGCTTACATGCAAGACAAAAAAACAAGCAAACAAAATTGA